The Epilithonimonas zeae genome contains a region encoding:
- a CDS encoding nucleotidyltransferase domain-containing protein, producing MKTKIIDKLKTLEKEKNIEILFAIESGSRSWGFASPDSDYDIRFIYKHPVDWYLSPWEKRDTIEFMTEDDLDGSGWDLKKTFHLLNKSNVPLLEHLYSHIFYVKNDAFLEKILPLAKEAFSPVAVVFHYLSISKKYLESCNKDEVKLKDYFYCLRTTLASKWVVEKETFPPVIFHEMLDLLPKNIFDKVQFLLNVKSENGEKYFHAQDWELFEYLKSEIENLSEKAKTLRAGNLDKSEAERIFVELLKS from the coding sequence ATGAAAACAAAAATAATAGATAAATTAAAAACTCTTGAAAAAGAGAAAAATATAGAAATACTTTTCGCGATAGAATCCGGGAGTCGTTCTTGGGGATTTGCGTCTCCGGACAGCGATTACGATATACGTTTCATATACAAACATCCGGTTGACTGGTATCTTTCGCCTTGGGAAAAACGGGATACGATAGAATTTATGACGGAAGATGATTTGGACGGTTCTGGTTGGGATTTGAAGAAAACTTTTCATCTGTTAAACAAATCGAACGTTCCACTTTTGGAGCATTTGTATTCGCATATATTTTATGTAAAAAACGATGCATTTTTGGAAAAGATATTACCTTTAGCAAAAGAAGCTTTTTCGCCTGTCGCAGTAGTTTTCCATTATTTATCGATAAGTAAAAAATATTTGGAATCTTGCAACAAAGATGAAGTGAAGCTTAAAGATTATTTCTATTGTTTAAGAACAACTTTAGCTTCAAAATGGGTCGTTGAGAAAGAAACTTTTCCGCCAGTGATATTTCACGAAATGTTAGATTTGTTACCCAAAAATATATTTGATAAAGTTCAATTTTTATTGAATGTAAAATCTGAAAACGGAGAAAAATATTTCCACGCTCAAGATTGGGAACTTTTCGAATATCTTAAATCAGAAATAGAAAATCTTTCAGAAAAAGCGAAAACTTTGAGAGCAGGAAATCTTGATAAATCAGAAGCTGAAAGAATATTTGTAGAATTATTAAAATCGTAA
- a CDS encoding RtcB family protein: MKTITGNDLIALGFTPKKWFAEALEYINENNLNETQMKEYLEQFKSPEPISLLENPVEFIINIRAEDESENDNVEKVINTMNVLMKTPTLIGGAIMPDACPTGPEGHIPVGGIVVAKNAIHPGFHSADICCSVMLTDFGKVNPKDVLDTAHSITHFGYGGRPRGEQMPMSQELMDAFRENLFLNDENLISIARSHMGTQGDGNHFLFVGISKNTGNTMLVTHHGSRAPGAKLYDKGMKVANRFRMELSPETLKENAWIPFETEEGEQYWEALQLIRKWTKENHESIHNTTLEKLNIEKQNRYWNEHNFVFRDGDLFYHAKGATPLDDKFLPDITGPRLIPLNMAEPVLIVQGTTNDRNLGFAPHGAGRNFSRTQHKKSLAHKTIDEVFAKETQGLDIRFFSNDIDISELPSAYKSAQNVRTQIEEYGLCEVLDEVIPYGCIMAGDVGKNAPWKRKKNFRK, from the coding sequence ATGAAAACAATTACAGGAAATGATTTAATAGCTTTAGGATTCACACCGAAAAAATGGTTTGCTGAAGCTTTGGAATATATCAATGAAAATAACCTTAATGAAACTCAAATGAAAGAATATCTGGAACAATTCAAATCTCCGGAACCGATTTCATTATTAGAAAATCCTGTAGAGTTCATCATCAATATCCGAGCGGAAGATGAAAGTGAAAATGACAACGTAGAAAAAGTCATTAACACAATGAATGTCCTAATGAAAACTCCGACTTTGATTGGTGGTGCAATTATGCCGGATGCTTGCCCTACCGGACCCGAAGGTCATATTCCTGTTGGTGGTATTGTCGTAGCAAAAAATGCGATTCATCCCGGATTCCATAGTGCAGATATCTGCTGTTCTGTAATGTTGACAGATTTTGGAAAAGTGAATCCGAAAGATGTTTTGGATACAGCACATTCTATAACCCATTTTGGTTACGGCGGAAGACCACGAGGTGAGCAAATGCCGATGTCTCAGGAATTGATGGATGCTTTCAGAGAAAATCTTTTCCTGAATGACGAAAACCTCATCAGCATCGCACGTTCGCATATGGGAACTCAGGGTGACGGAAACCACTTTCTGTTTGTTGGAATTTCCAAAAATACAGGAAACACAATGCTCGTAACACATCACGGTTCCAGAGCCCCTGGTGCAAAATTGTACGACAAAGGAATGAAAGTCGCCAACCGTTTCCGAATGGAACTTTCGCCTGAGACGTTGAAAGAAAATGCTTGGATTCCGTTTGAAACTGAGGAAGGAGAACAATATTGGGAAGCTCTGCAATTAATCAGAAAATGGACGAAAGAAAACCACGAATCCATTCATAATACGACTTTGGAAAAATTAAATATCGAAAAACAAAACAGATATTGGAACGAACATAATTTTGTATTCAGAGATGGAGATTTATTCTACCACGCGAAAGGAGCAACACCGCTGGACGACAAATTTTTGCCGGATATTACAGGCCCAAGACTGATTCCTCTGAATATGGCGGAACCTGTATTGATTGTTCAAGGGACTACCAACGACAGAAATTTAGGTTTTGCTCCTCACGGCGCCGGGAGAAACTTCAGCAGAACGCAACACAAAAAATCCCTGGCCCACAAAACCATCGATGAAGTGTTCGCCAAAGAAACGCAAGGTCTCGACATCCGTTTCTTCTCCAACGACATCGACATCTCCGAACTCCCAAGCGCCTACAAAAGCGCCCAAAATGTAAGAACTCAAATCGAAGAATACGGACTTTGCGAAGTTCTGGATGAAGTGATACCTTACGGTTGTATTATGGCTGGCGATGTTGGGAAGAATGCACCTTGGAAGAGGAAGAAGAATTTTAGAAAATAA
- a CDS encoding HopJ type III effector protein codes for MILEQLKNSPGTIDFKDVITFIDENYDFTPTKFTNGNTVNEANQNNGSCKVFSFARLNQFSKEETLALFGDFYRDDVLQNPEGTDHQNIRNFIEFGWQGISFEGEALKSK; via the coding sequence ATGATTTTAGAACAACTGAAAAACTCTCCGGGAACAATTGATTTCAAAGATGTCATTACTTTCATTGATGAAAATTATGATTTCACGCCAACAAAATTCACGAATGGAAATACAGTCAATGAAGCCAATCAAAATAATGGTTCGTGCAAGGTTTTCAGTTTTGCGAGATTGAACCAGTTTTCAAAAGAAGAGACTCTAGCCTTATTCGGAGATTTTTATAGAGATGATGTTTTACAAAATCCCGAAGGAACAGACCATCAGAATATCAGAAACTTCATTGAGTTTGGTTGGCAAGGAATTTCTTTTGAAGGAGAAGCTTTGAAGAGTAAATAA